From Novipirellula galeiformis, the proteins below share one genomic window:
- a CDS encoding NADPH-dependent FMN reductase encodes MFLVISSSLHPNSRSRILARACTEQLQEIGREVTLFDLAIKILPACDGASAYADANVKELSGLIHAAEGIFVASPVYNYDVNAAVKNAVELTGRAWTGKVVSLMLAAGGQGSYMSAMGLANSLMLDFRCIIVPRFIYATGDAFEGDGLADEEIQGRVTTLVSETMKLADALNRTL; translated from the coding sequence ATGTTTCTCGTGATCAGCTCAAGCCTTCATCCCAATAGCCGTAGCCGTATCCTGGCTCGTGCATGCACGGAACAGCTCCAAGAAATCGGCCGTGAAGTAACGCTATTTGATCTCGCGATAAAAATACTCCCGGCCTGCGACGGGGCTTCGGCTTACGCGGACGCGAACGTCAAGGAATTGTCGGGGTTGATCCATGCGGCCGAAGGCATTTTCGTCGCCTCGCCCGTCTATAACTATGACGTCAATGCCGCAGTCAAAAATGCCGTGGAATTGACCGGTCGAGCTTGGACGGGCAAAGTGGTCAGTCTGATGCTGGCGGCTGGCGGCCAAGGAAGCTACATGTCCGCGATGGGCTTGGCCAACAGTTTGATGCTCGACTTTCGCTGTATCATCGTTCCCCGCTTCATTTACGCGACCGGGGATGCATTCGAAGGCGACGGGCTCGCCGATGAAGAAATCCAGGGACGCGTCACCACGCTGGTCAGCGAAACCATGAAACTTGCCGACGCCCTGAACCGAACGCTCTAA
- the nadD gene encoding nicotinate (nicotinamide) nucleotide adenylyltransferase has product MRIGLFGGSFDPVHLGHLWIAEAARESLELDQVRWIPTATSPLKLHGAIASDQDRVQMLKLALSGDTHHEVDEREIERADVSYTVETVSQFLAEMPGTQFFLIIGSDSLATIRKWREPQRLLELITLAVVQRGGEAEIDFSVLQGLVDSDRIDAIASQVIKMPVIELSSSELRDRIAAGRSIRYRTPRSVEALIRARGLYRGEGNRKSQRR; this is encoded by the coding sequence ATGAGAATTGGACTTTTCGGTGGCTCGTTCGACCCCGTCCACCTGGGCCATTTGTGGATTGCCGAGGCGGCGCGAGAATCGCTTGAGTTGGATCAGGTGCGTTGGATCCCGACGGCAACTTCGCCGCTAAAGCTCCACGGTGCGATTGCCTCGGATCAAGACCGTGTGCAGATGTTGAAATTGGCTCTTTCTGGGGACACGCATCACGAAGTGGACGAACGTGAAATCGAGCGCGCGGATGTCAGCTATACGGTGGAGACCGTTTCACAATTTTTAGCGGAGATGCCCGGCACGCAATTCTTTCTGATCATCGGCAGCGATTCGTTGGCAACCATTCGCAAATGGCGCGAGCCACAGCGGTTGCTCGAATTGATTACGCTTGCGGTGGTTCAGCGAGGAGGAGAAGCCGAGATCGACTTTTCCGTGCTACAGGGCTTGGTAGATTCCGATCGAATCGATGCGATTGCCTCGCAGGTGATCAAGATGCCCGTCATTGAACTTTCGAGCAGTGAGCTTCGCGACCGCATCGCTGCGGGACGAAGTATTCGTTATCGAACCCCACGGAGCGTCGAAGCATTGATTCGAGCTCGCGGATTGTATCGCGGTGAAGGGAATCGAAAATCGCAGCGGCGTTAG
- a CDS encoding DUF1559 domain-containing protein produces MELLVVIAIIGVLVGLLLPAVQAAREAARRMQCTNNLKQLALSLHNYHDTYLNFPRYSQIPGASSVISMYSYPVQIKLLPFMEQTALYDQIKTTTRDFYINAGADSVTQGVQVPAFVCPSDVPYPTAGRLGYCNYPVSAGSNLGWNLSESRHNGVFQPSAETNMAFIIDGTSNTIMLAEQLTGDNDNGTYRRETDVVRGLSWSGNDSTQQGVITQSQVDTAGAACDANPSNHSSVSGSRYSRGIFMYTVFNTVATPNWKYPGCFTSTSSGDHGSSRGIYPSRSRHPGGVNHALADASVRFISDSIDLQLYHGLGSRNGGESVTAP; encoded by the coding sequence GTGGAACTTTTAGTTGTGATTGCCATCATCGGGGTTTTGGTTGGGCTGTTATTGCCCGCGGTGCAAGCGGCCCGTGAAGCGGCCCGCCGCATGCAATGCACGAACAACTTAAAGCAACTTGCCCTGTCCCTGCACAACTACCACGACACGTACCTGAACTTTCCCCGCTACTCGCAAATTCCTGGCGCCAGTAGCGTGATTTCGATGTACAGCTACCCCGTACAAATCAAGCTCCTGCCTTTCATGGAGCAAACCGCGCTGTACGACCAGATCAAGACAACCACTCGCGATTTCTACATTAATGCCGGTGCGGATAGCGTGACGCAAGGCGTTCAGGTGCCTGCCTTTGTCTGTCCGTCGGATGTGCCGTACCCCACCGCCGGTCGCCTGGGCTACTGCAACTATCCTGTGTCTGCGGGTTCCAACCTCGGATGGAATCTTTCGGAGTCCCGACACAACGGTGTCTTCCAGCCCTCCGCGGAAACGAACATGGCGTTCATTATCGATGGCACCTCGAATACGATCATGCTCGCAGAGCAGTTGACCGGTGACAATGACAACGGAACTTATCGCCGCGAGACGGATGTCGTTCGTGGCCTTTCGTGGAGCGGCAACGATTCGACTCAGCAAGGCGTGATCACCCAATCGCAAGTTGACACTGCCGGAGCGGCCTGTGACGCTAATCCTAGCAACCACAGCAGCGTGTCGGGCTCACGCTATAGTCGGGGTATTTTCATGTACACCGTGTTTAACACCGTCGCGACGCCAAACTGGAAATACCCCGGTTGCTTCACCAGTACTTCCAGCGGGGATCACGGCAGTAGCCGCGGCATTTATCCTTCACGCAGCCGTCACCCCGGCGGAGTTAACCACGCACTAGCGGATGCATCGGTGCGTTTCATTTCCGACAGCATTGACCTGCAACTCTACCACGGCTTAGGAAGTAGAAACGGCGGAGAATCCGTCACAGCTCCGTAA
- the pdxH gene encoding pyridoxamine 5'-phosphate oxidase — protein sequence MSIEKMRRTYSLSGLDKKDVDPDPMVQFDRWFKQATESRPAEWFEPNAMTLSTADPSGRVSSRIVLLKQVKEGEFYFFTNYDSIKGKQLASNPHAALCFFWPHLERQVRLEGSVRKAHRDEAVEYFHSRPRASQLGALVSQQSSEVASRMELETRMEALVVEHEGREIPCPENWGGYAVKPTWIEFWQGRPSRLHDRIAYQPQSDLGWQVIRLSP from the coding sequence ATGTCGATCGAAAAGATGCGACGAACTTACTCGCTTAGCGGCCTCGATAAAAAGGACGTTGATCCCGACCCGATGGTTCAGTTCGACCGCTGGTTTAAGCAAGCCACCGAGTCACGTCCGGCGGAGTGGTTCGAGCCCAACGCGATGACACTCTCTACGGCTGATCCCAGCGGAAGGGTGAGTTCGCGAATTGTGCTGCTGAAACAAGTGAAGGAAGGTGAGTTCTATTTTTTCACGAACTACGACTCAATCAAGGGAAAACAATTAGCGAGCAATCCCCATGCCGCCCTCTGTTTCTTTTGGCCCCACTTGGAACGCCAAGTCCGCCTGGAGGGTTCGGTTCGCAAAGCGCATCGTGACGAAGCCGTTGAGTATTTCCACAGTCGGCCGCGCGCGAGCCAATTGGGGGCGCTCGTTAGCCAGCAATCGAGTGAGGTCGCTTCGCGTATGGAATTGGAAACACGAATGGAAGCCTTGGTCGTCGAGCACGAAGGACGCGAAATTCCTTGTCCCGAGAATTGGGGCGGGTACGCGGTGAAGCCGACTTGGATCGAGTTTTGGCAAGGGCGTCCCAGCCGCCTGCATGACCGCATCGCCTACCAGCCACAAAGCGATCTTGGCTGGCAAGTGATACGGTTATCGCCGTAA
- a CDS encoding cold shock domain-containing protein — protein sequence MGRHDDDEEIKRPYRIQKRRLGAIRFVSPDGEFGFIDAEDFREDVFFHRSVFDGTIEGAPPRRPYEREVLPYEYMWVEYELDDEYYDKENRLRAKLVRRSNRPEGKRLSGRDAPHLIVKHHPNARKKRPSWRDKDES from the coding sequence ATGGGGCGACACGACGACGACGAGGAAATCAAACGCCCCTATCGGATCCAGAAGCGGCGCCTCGGTGCCATTCGCTTCGTCAGTCCCGATGGTGAGTTTGGATTTATAGATGCGGAAGATTTCCGCGAGGACGTCTTCTTTCACCGCAGCGTGTTCGACGGCACCATCGAAGGAGCCCCTCCACGCCGCCCCTACGAGCGTGAAGTCCTCCCTTACGAGTACATGTGGGTCGAGTACGAGTTGGACGACGAGTATTACGACAAAGAAAATCGCTTACGCGCTAAACTGGTCCGCCGCAGTAATCGCCCCGAGGGTAAGCGACTCTCCGGACGCGACGCCCCCCATCTGATCGTCAAACACCACCCCAATGCGCGAAAGAAACGCCCCTCTTGGCGTGACAAAGACGAGTCCTAG
- a CDS encoding YqgE/AlgH family protein has translation MESLTGNLLVASTLTTDPILARGVCLLVHDDQENVIGVMLNRPMHPNPQALMALLGEQIDASDESATDDADDETKHRLPGLIPHNAAAAIQGPSTAYSPVGMVHFGGPLSGPVVAIHQLSEYAEAETGHGIYVAAQKQHLEGLVNKQPGPYRLIIGHLGWETERLNAELESGLWHLVPATADIVFENADEMWPRLIRRATSQSVARWIGFPDFVGNAELN, from the coding sequence ATGGAATCATTGACCGGTAACCTTCTTGTCGCTTCCACCTTAACGACCGACCCAATCCTAGCTCGAGGGGTTTGTCTACTTGTGCATGATGACCAGGAAAATGTGATTGGAGTGATGCTGAACCGTCCGATGCACCCCAATCCGCAAGCATTGATGGCGTTGCTCGGCGAGCAAATCGACGCGTCGGACGAGTCGGCGACCGATGACGCCGATGACGAAACCAAGCACCGCTTGCCGGGACTCATTCCACACAACGCCGCAGCGGCGATTCAGGGGCCTTCAACGGCCTATTCACCCGTTGGCATGGTGCATTTCGGAGGCCCCCTCTCGGGCCCCGTGGTCGCGATTCATCAGCTTAGCGAATACGCCGAGGCAGAAACGGGGCACGGCATCTACGTTGCCGCTCAAAAGCAGCACCTCGAGGGATTAGTCAATAAACAACCAGGCCCCTATCGCTTGATCATCGGGCACCTTGGCTGGGAAACCGAGCGGCTCAACGCCGAGCTGGAATCGGGGCTCTGGCACCTTGTTCCCGCCACAGCGGACATCGTCTTTGAAAACGCCGACGAAATGTGGCCACGGCTGATTCGTCGCGCGACCTCCCAGTCCGTCGCACGCTGGATCGGATTCCCTGACTTCGTTGGAAACGCGGAACTAAACTAA
- the priA gene encoding replication restart helicase PriA has translation MSKPDSRLPSNRDAETNPNARAASADAPSERVDEGKRLDPPPKSEAFDLSAELSIGLPVDTADEKPEERSGAQQAELFETEPPPWELAVEDDIAVGRIVFSEAPYGPYDYQIPEEEREHLKPGMRVRVPLGKRRHPMTGWCIETRIGFKGRRGSLRPIVEILDDEPLCDAALVRLVLWISHYYQAPTGQVFDTLIPSSVRSNAGTRERAYLTPDPHRTDEKSIELLPKKQQAVFRFLIAAARPMTASELMVHAQCTRGPISGLQSKGYIEVTRRREMTTGTPMRWQKNDGESQHTHTLNDEQTHALERIENAIDSGTGKTLLLHGVTGSGKTEVYIKAIEYIVQFGRSAIVMVPEISLTPQTRGRFERRFDSVAVLHSQMTPAERHFQWQRIRRGEVQVVVGPRSAVFAPMPRLGLIVMDEEHDASFKQNEQPRYHARKVAHARAMSLGIPLILGSATPSMETWHATSTGHAELIPMHERINNRPMPSVELVDLRIRDDRTRGAISRPLHLAVQETLRDQGQVILLLNRRGFATTIQCPSCGHVVACPDCDMPLTHHRDGGKACCHYCDYTIATPPWCPACRFDGIRYGGLGTQRLEVEVKARFPSATIARMDSDTMKRPGSHQRVLSAFRNGEVNILLGTQMIAKGLDFPNVLLVGVINADSALHFPDFRAAERTFQLVTQVAGRTGRGDRGGRVVVQTFSPEHPAIQAASRHDYLQFATDEMVNRRKFNYPPLGSVARIIIRGVVEEVTEAVADALLGRLEASRQALGSEVRILGPAPPPIPKLRGKYRFHLLLQSTDSAQLGETIRRATDSFTIPEKDDVQFVVDIDPIDML, from the coding sequence ATGTCCAAGCCCGATTCCCGACTCCCATCGAATCGCGATGCCGAGACAAATCCAAACGCTCGTGCAGCCTCCGCGGATGCCCCAAGCGAGCGAGTCGACGAAGGCAAGCGGCTCGACCCGCCGCCAAAATCCGAGGCCTTCGACCTCTCGGCGGAATTGAGCATCGGCCTACCCGTGGACACCGCTGACGAGAAACCGGAAGAACGCTCGGGAGCTCAACAAGCCGAACTGTTCGAAACCGAACCTCCGCCTTGGGAACTCGCCGTCGAGGACGACATCGCGGTCGGCCGAATCGTGTTTAGCGAAGCTCCCTACGGCCCCTATGATTACCAGATCCCCGAAGAGGAACGCGAACATTTAAAACCGGGAATGCGGGTGCGTGTCCCCTTGGGTAAACGACGTCATCCGATGACCGGATGGTGTATTGAGACCCGCATTGGCTTCAAAGGACGACGTGGTTCCCTTCGTCCCATTGTCGAAATCCTTGACGACGAACCTCTCTGTGATGCCGCTCTGGTCCGCTTGGTGCTGTGGATCAGCCATTACTACCAGGCCCCGACCGGGCAAGTCTTCGACACCTTGATTCCCTCGAGTGTGCGTTCCAACGCGGGTACGCGAGAGCGAGCCTACCTGACGCCGGATCCGCATCGCACGGACGAAAAATCGATTGAATTACTGCCCAAGAAACAGCAGGCGGTATTTCGATTTCTGATCGCAGCGGCACGCCCGATGACCGCGTCCGAATTGATGGTCCACGCCCAGTGCACGCGCGGTCCCATTAGCGGATTACAGTCGAAAGGCTACATCGAAGTCACACGCCGCCGCGAAATGACGACGGGCACACCGATGCGTTGGCAAAAAAATGACGGCGAAAGCCAGCACACACACACCCTCAACGACGAGCAAACTCACGCACTCGAGCGAATCGAAAACGCGATCGACTCGGGCACAGGAAAAACATTGCTGCTACACGGCGTCACCGGCAGTGGAAAAACGGAAGTCTACATCAAAGCGATTGAGTACATCGTTCAGTTTGGTCGCAGCGCAATCGTGATGGTGCCTGAGATCAGCTTGACCCCGCAAACGCGAGGCCGCTTCGAACGTCGATTTGATTCGGTCGCCGTGCTGCACAGCCAAATGACCCCGGCGGAACGTCATTTTCAATGGCAACGGATTCGCCGGGGTGAAGTCCAAGTCGTCGTCGGACCGCGCAGCGCCGTCTTTGCGCCGATGCCGCGTCTGGGGCTGATCGTGATGGACGAAGAACACGATGCGTCCTTCAAACAAAACGAACAACCTCGTTACCACGCGCGCAAGGTCGCCCACGCACGAGCGATGTCACTTGGCATTCCCTTGATCCTCGGAAGTGCGACGCCGTCGATGGAGACATGGCACGCCACCTCCACCGGGCACGCCGAATTAATTCCGATGCACGAGCGAATCAATAACCGTCCGATGCCGAGCGTGGAATTGGTTGACCTGCGAATTCGCGACGACCGAACGCGTGGCGCGATAAGCCGCCCATTGCATCTCGCCGTTCAAGAAACGCTGAGAGACCAAGGGCAAGTCATCCTGCTGTTAAATCGCCGTGGTTTTGCCACCACGATCCAATGCCCTTCGTGTGGCCATGTGGTCGCATGCCCGGACTGTGACATGCCGCTAACGCATCATCGCGATGGAGGCAAAGCATGTTGTCACTATTGCGACTATACGATCGCGACCCCGCCCTGGTGCCCGGCGTGCCGCTTCGATGGAATTCGTTATGGCGGGCTGGGAACTCAACGGTTGGAAGTCGAAGTCAAAGCCCGCTTCCCCAGCGCAACGATCGCGCGGATGGATAGCGACACCATGAAACGACCGGGCAGCCACCAACGCGTGCTTTCAGCTTTTCGTAACGGCGAAGTGAACATCCTGCTCGGTACACAAATGATTGCCAAAGGGCTCGATTTCCCCAATGTCTTGCTGGTCGGCGTCATCAACGCGGATAGCGCGCTTCACTTCCCCGATTTCCGTGCGGCCGAGCGAACCTTCCAATTGGTGACTCAAGTCGCCGGCCGAACCGGTCGTGGCGATCGAGGCGGCCGCGTTGTCGTGCAAACTTTCTCGCCCGAGCATCCCGCGATCCAAGCGGCATCGCGGCACGATTACCTGCAATTCGCAACCGATGAAATGGTCAATCGACGCAAGTTCAATTACCCACCGCTCGGCTCGGTTGCTCGTATCATCATCCGCGGGGTTGTCGAAGAGGTGACCGAAGCCGTTGCCGATGCATTACTAGGCCGCCTTGAAGCATCGCGGCAAGCGCTCGGATCAGAGGTCCGCATCCTCGGCCCGGCTCCACCACCGATCCCCAAATTGCGTGGCAAATATCGTTTTCACCTGCTGTTGCAATCCACCGACAGCGCCCAATTGGGCGAAACAATTCGCCGGGCCACCGACTCGTTCACGATCCCTGAGAAAGATGACGTGCAATTTGTCGTGGATATCGACCCCATCGATATGCTGTAG